In Ascaphus truei isolate aAscTru1 chromosome 21, aAscTru1.hap1, whole genome shotgun sequence, one DNA window encodes the following:
- the IQSEC2 gene encoding IQ motif and SEC7 domain-containing protein 2 isoform X8, translating to MWCLHCASDKTPRILQHGFCVEGGDSLGSESGTIVDSPGQQPPYRSEAKSDPYNLPSPTRHPSHPGLQWSQRARLQPASVALRKQEEEENKRSKALSDSYELSTDLQDKKVEMLERKYGGYFLSRRAARTIQTAFRQYRMNKNFERLRSSASESRMSRRIILSNMRMQYSFEEYDKSHSAPYFQSKPVSLDEGVAACRGQGERGLQYGDSCSGMDGDSITTSGEFSNEITELEDSFSKQVKSLAESIDDALSCRSMHCSNPRDEKGPLEKGESKEQHGDSTATSFSDVTLYMDEGIPVSPLSLDRPPSSDQDTPQGTSSRQEYWATSSSREDSRENGSRRSTPCMECRDFRMRGAHLPLLTIEPPSDSSVDLSDRSDRGSLNRQVVYEQENCSPHGTLKQAPHKGPPRSPLPPRHYHPEPPPPPSDSGGGNNGTPGVMGVGGMGVGGMGVGGMGVGGMGVGGMGVGGMGGVRHLHHGKPELGENSDGDNESLNSTTNSNETINCSSGSSSRDSLREPPNTLCKQTYQRETRHSWDSPAFNNDVVQRRQYRIGLNLFNKKPEKGFQYLIERGFLSDTPVGVAHFILERKGLSRQMIGEFLGNRQKQFNRDVLDCVVDEMDFSNMDLDDALRKFQAHIRVQGEAQKVERLIEAFSQRYCVCNPALVRQFRNPDTIFILAFAIILLNTDMYSPNVKPERKMKLDDFIKNLRGVDNGEDIPRDLLVGIYQRIQGRELRTNDDHVSQVQTVERMIVGKKPQVLSLPHRRLVCCCQLYEVPDPNRPQRMGLHQREVFLFNDLLVVTKIFQKKKILVTYSFRQSFPLVDMQMQLFQNSYYQHGIKLLSAAPGGERKVLIIFNAPSLQDRLRFTSDLRESIAEVQEMEKYRVESELEKQKGVMRPNTSPGPGMKEAVNGTLGRPSLDDSYALGEGLKRSALSSSLRDLSDAGKRGRRNSAGSLDSTIEGSIISSPRLHQRLPAPPPPPPEEYKAPRPVSNSSSFLGSLFGSKRGKGPFQNLPPISLPPHPHTPPGMSDGQSKIQALHAQYCHSQGVLVQAPPPYHSQPPTSAPPQQQHPPPLPPSHRYHVQPSSAQFTLQRPGQQKRPPGGGQPMPPTSPHPQYTLHGRHPSNQPQSPLPMYGAVPQHAMNHTYPQHMHQPQHSMQKQPPKHFVFSHHPSAMSSQQQQQRLPQSQYTQQHPMQHNQSPVSPISPIPPHPSYPPLPPPSPHTPHTPHTPHTPHTPLTPHSPLPPTSPLPQHASHHPMGTNTAPGNPKQKPINRISTVV from the exons ATGTGGTGCCTGCACTGCGCGTCTGACAAGACCCCCAGGATTCTGCAGCATGGCTTTTG cGTTGAAGGTGGCGACTCTCTGGGCAGCGAGTCTGGAACCATTGTGGACAGCCCCGGCCAGCAACCTCCATACCGTAGTGAGGCGAAAAGCGATCCTTACAACCTGCCCTCCCCAACTCGCCATCCCTCCCACCCAGGACTCCAGTGGAGCCAGAGGGCCAGACTGCAGCCGGCCAGTGTCGCCCTTCGTaagcaggaggaggaagagaacAAGAGGTCCAAAGCCTTGTCTGACAGCTATGAGCTGTCCACTGACCTGCAAGACAAGAAG GTGGAGATGTTGGAGAGGAAATATGGGGGGTACTTCCTGAGCCGGCGAGCAGCGCGCACCATCCAGACGGCTTTCAGGCAATATCGCATGAACAAGAACTTTGAGCGCCTGCGCAGCTCGGCCTCCGAAAGCCGCATGTCCCGTCGCATTATCCTGTCCAACATGCGCATGCAGTACTCCTTCGAGGAGTACGACAAGAGCCACAGTGCCCCCTACTTCCAAAGCAAGCCTGTGTCACTGGACGAGGGGGTGGCAGCGTGCCGCGGGCAAGGGGAGCGAGGTCTGCAATACGGGGACTCGTGCAGCGGCATGGACGGAGATTCCATAACCACTTCCGGGGAGTTCTCCAACGAGATCACGGAGCTGGAGGATTCCTTCTCCAAACAG gtAAAGTCCCTGGCTGAGTCCATAGATGACGCCCTGAGCTGCCGTTCCATGCACTGCTCGAACCCCCGAGACGAGAAGGGGCCCCTGGAGAAAGGAGAGAGCAAGGAGCAGCACGGAGACAGCACCGCCACGTCCTTCAGCGACGTAACACTTTACATGGATGAGGGCATCCcagtgtcccctctctctctcgaccGGCCCCCAAGCTCCGACCAGGACACACCCCAGGGAACCAGCTCCCGGCAGGAGTACTGGGCCACCTCCTCCTCGCGGGAGGACAGCCGGGAGAACGGCAGCCGGCGGAGTACCCCCTGCATGGAGTGCCGGGACTTTCGAATGAGGGGGGCCCACCTCCCCCTGCTCACCATTGAGCCCCCCAGTGACAGCTCTGTGGATTTGAGCGACCGGTCGGACCGGGGGTCTCTAAACCGGCAGGTCGTTTACGAGCAAGAGAACTGCAGCCCACACGGGACCCTCAAACAGGCACCTCACAAGGGGCCGCCCcgctctcctctcccaccccGCCATTACCACCCTGAGCCGCCTCCTCCCCCATCAGACTCCGGAGGGGGGAACAACGGCACACCCGGGGTAATGGGCGTTGGGGGTATGGGCGTCGGGGGTATGGGCGTCGGGGGTATGGGCGTCGGGGGTATGGGCGTCGGGGGTATGGGCGTCGGGGGTATGGGCGGGGTGCGTCATCTTCACCACGGGAAGCCGGAACTTGGGGAGAACTCTGATGGTGATAACGAGAGCCTGAACAGCACCACCAACTCCAACGAGACAATCAACTGCAGCTCTGGCTCATCATCCCGCGACAGCCTGCGTGAGCCGCCCAACACGCTGTGCAAGCAGACGTACCAGAGGGAGACACGGCACAGCTGGGACTCCCCGGCATTCAACAACGACGTGGTGCAGAGGCGGCAGTACCGCATCGGACTCAACCTCTTCAACaa GAAGCCGGAGAAGGGGTTCCAATACCTGATCGAGAGGGGCTTCCTGTCGGACACGCCGGTCGGGGTGGCTCACTTCATCCTGGAGAGGAAAGGACTGAGCCGGCAAATGATCGGCGAGTTCCTGGGAAACCGCCAGAAGCAATTCAACCGGGATGTGCTAGA CTGCGTGGTGGACGAGATGGATTTCTCGAACATGGATTTGGATGACGCCCTGCGGAAGTTCCAGGCGCACATCCGCGTTCAGGGGGAGGCTCAGAAAGTAGAGCGGCTCATTGAAGCTTTCAG TCAGCGTTACTGTGTGTGTAACCCGGCCCTTGTGCGTCAGTTCCGCAACCCAGACACCATCTTTATCCTGGCGTTTGCCATCATCCTGCTAAACACGGACATGTACAGCCCCAACGTCAAGCCCGAGCGGAAGATGAAACTTGACGACTTCATCAAGAATCTACGTG GGGTGGATAACGGAGAGGACATCCCTCGGGACCTGCTGGTTGGGATATACCAAAGGATCCAGGGTCGGGAACTGAGGACGAATGACGACCATGTGTCTCAGGTGCAGACTGTGGAGAGGATGATCGTAGGAAAGAAGCCG CAggttctctctcttccacaccGACGCCTGGTTTGCTGCTGTCAACTCTATGAAGTCCCCGATCCAAATCGCCCTCAAAGGATGGGATTGCACCAGAGGGAGGTCTTCCTTTTCAACGACCTGCTGGTG GTGACAAAGATTTTCCAGAAGAAGAAAATCCTGGTGACATACAGCTTCCGGCAATCCTTTCCCTTGGTGGACATGCAGATGCAGCTCTTCCAGAACTCCT ATTACCAGCACGGCATCAAACTGCTCTCAGCCGCCcccgggggagagaggaaagtgcTGATAATCTTCAACGCTCCCAGCCTGCAGGACCGACTGCGCTTTACCAGCGACCTGCGGGAATCCATCGCCGAGGTGCAGGAGATGGAGAAATACCGCGTGGAGT CGGAACTGGAGAAGCAGAAGGGGGTAATGCGCCCCAACACCTCCCCTGGGCCGGGAATGAAGGAAGCCGTGAACGGGACCCTGGGGCGGCCCAGCCTGGATGACTCGTACGCGCTGGGGGAGGGACTGAAGAGAAGCGCTCTGAGCAGCTCCCTGCGAGACCTTTCCGATGCCG GTAAGAGGGGGCGACGTAACAGCGCTGGATCATTGGACAGCACCATTGAA GGATCTATCATTAGCAGCCCACGCCTCCACCAAAGGCTTCCAGCACCGCCGCCTCCCCCTCCTGAGGAGTACAAGGCCCCCCGACCAGTGTCCAACTCTTCCTCCTTCCTGGGCTCTCTGTTCGGCAGCAAACGAGGGAAAGGCCCCTTCCAGAACTTGCCCCccatctccctgccccctcacccGCACACCCCGCCGGGAATGTCCGACGGACAGTCCAAAATCCAGGCACTGCACGCCCAATATTGCCACAGCCAGGGGGTGTTGGTTCAAGCTCCCCCACCttaccattcccagcccccaacTTCTgcccctccccagcagcagcatcCGCCTCCCCTTCCACCCTCTCACCGCTACCACGTACAGCCCTCCTCCGCCCAGTTCACATTACAGCGTCCCGGCCAGCAGAAGAGACCACCTGGGGGAGGGCAGCCGATGCCCCCGACCTCTCCTCACCCACAGTATACCCTGCACGGCAGGCACCCCTCTAACCAGCCCCAGTCCCCCCTACCCATGTACGGCGCAGTGCCCCAGCACGCCATGAATCACACCTACCCACAACACATGCACCAGCCCCAGCACTCCATGCAGAAGCAGCCCCCGAAGCACTTTGTGTTCAGCCATCACCCTTCTGCCATGtcttcccagcagcagcagcaacgcCTGCCACAGTCCCAATATACTCAGCAGCATCCCATGCAGCACAACCAGTCCCCCGTCTCGCCCATCTCACCCATCCCCCCACACCCGTCCTATCCACCActgccccctccatctccccacaccccccacactccccacacaccacatacaccacacacccctctcacaccTCACTCGCCCCTCCCGCCCACATCCCCACTGCCACAGCATGCTTCCCATCATCCCATGGGGACGAACACGGCCCCCGGGAACCCCAAACAAAAACCGATCAACAGAATCAGCACAGTGGTGTGA
- the IQSEC2 gene encoding IQ motif and SEC7 domain-containing protein 2 isoform X9: MRKKRGGKPGRLPARAALYIVEGGDSLGSESGTIVDSPGQQPPYRSEAKSDPYNLPSPTRHPSHPGLQWSQRARLQPASVALRKQEEEENKRSKALSDSYELSTDLQDKKVEMLERKYGGYFLSRRAARTIQTAFRQYRMNKNFERLRSSASESRMSRRIILSNMRMQYSFEEYDKSHSAPYFQSKPVSLDEGVAACRGQGERGLQYGDSCSGMDGDSITTSGEFSNEITELEDSFSKQVKSLAESIDDALSCRSMHCSNPRDEKGPLEKGESKEQHGDSTATSFSDVTLYMDEGIPVSPLSLDRPPSSDQDTPQGTSSRQEYWATSSSREDSRENGSRRSTPCMECRDFRMRGAHLPLLTIEPPSDSSVDLSDRSDRGSLNRQVVYEQENCSPHGTLKQAPHKGPPRSPLPPRHYHPEPPPPPSDSGGGNNGTPGVMGVGGMGVGGMGVGGMGVGGMGVGGMGVGGMGGVRHLHHGKPELGENSDGDNESLNSTTNSNETINCSSGSSSRDSLREPPNTLCKQTYQRETRHSWDSPAFNNDVVQRRQYRIGLNLFNKKPEKGFQYLIERGFLSDTPVGVAHFILERKGLSRQMIGEFLGNRQKQFNRDVLDCVVDEMDFSNMDLDDALRKFQAHIRVQGEAQKVERLIEAFSQRYCVCNPALVRQFRNPDTIFILAFAIILLNTDMYSPNVKPERKMKLDDFIKNLRGVDNGEDIPRDLLVGIYQRIQGRELRTNDDHVSQVQTVERMIVGKKPQVLSLPHRRLVCCCQLYEVPDPNRPQRMGLHQREVFLFNDLLVVTKIFQKKKILVTYSFRQSFPLVDMQMQLFQNSYYQHGIKLLSAAPGGERKVLIIFNAPSLQDRLRFTSDLRESIAEVQEMEKYRVESELEKQKGVMRPNTSPGPGMKEAVNGTLGRPSLDDSYALGEGLKRSALSSSLRDLSDAGKRGRRNSAGSLDSTIEGSIISSPRLHQRLPAPPPPPPEEYKAPRPVSNSSSFLGSLFGSKRGKGPFQNLPPISLPPHPHTPPGMSDGQSKIQALHAQYCHSQGVLVQAPPPYHSQPPTSAPPQQQHPPPLPPSHRYHVQPSSAQFTLQRPGQQKRPPGGGQPMPPTSPHPQYTLHGRHPSNQPQSPLPMYGAVPQHAMNHTYPQHMHQPQHSMQKQPPKHFVFSHHPSAMSSQQQQQRLPQSQYTQQHPMQHNQSPVSPISPIPPHPSYPPLPPPSPHTPHTPHTPHTPHTPLTPHSPLPPTSPLPQHASHHPMGTNTAPGNPKQKPINRISTVV; encoded by the exons ATgagaaagaagagaggggggaagccgGGGCGCCTGCCTGCCCGCGCTGCACTTTATAT cGTTGAAGGTGGCGACTCTCTGGGCAGCGAGTCTGGAACCATTGTGGACAGCCCCGGCCAGCAACCTCCATACCGTAGTGAGGCGAAAAGCGATCCTTACAACCTGCCCTCCCCAACTCGCCATCCCTCCCACCCAGGACTCCAGTGGAGCCAGAGGGCCAGACTGCAGCCGGCCAGTGTCGCCCTTCGTaagcaggaggaggaagagaacAAGAGGTCCAAAGCCTTGTCTGACAGCTATGAGCTGTCCACTGACCTGCAAGACAAGAAG GTGGAGATGTTGGAGAGGAAATATGGGGGGTACTTCCTGAGCCGGCGAGCAGCGCGCACCATCCAGACGGCTTTCAGGCAATATCGCATGAACAAGAACTTTGAGCGCCTGCGCAGCTCGGCCTCCGAAAGCCGCATGTCCCGTCGCATTATCCTGTCCAACATGCGCATGCAGTACTCCTTCGAGGAGTACGACAAGAGCCACAGTGCCCCCTACTTCCAAAGCAAGCCTGTGTCACTGGACGAGGGGGTGGCAGCGTGCCGCGGGCAAGGGGAGCGAGGTCTGCAATACGGGGACTCGTGCAGCGGCATGGACGGAGATTCCATAACCACTTCCGGGGAGTTCTCCAACGAGATCACGGAGCTGGAGGATTCCTTCTCCAAACAG gtAAAGTCCCTGGCTGAGTCCATAGATGACGCCCTGAGCTGCCGTTCCATGCACTGCTCGAACCCCCGAGACGAGAAGGGGCCCCTGGAGAAAGGAGAGAGCAAGGAGCAGCACGGAGACAGCACCGCCACGTCCTTCAGCGACGTAACACTTTACATGGATGAGGGCATCCcagtgtcccctctctctctcgaccGGCCCCCAAGCTCCGACCAGGACACACCCCAGGGAACCAGCTCCCGGCAGGAGTACTGGGCCACCTCCTCCTCGCGGGAGGACAGCCGGGAGAACGGCAGCCGGCGGAGTACCCCCTGCATGGAGTGCCGGGACTTTCGAATGAGGGGGGCCCACCTCCCCCTGCTCACCATTGAGCCCCCCAGTGACAGCTCTGTGGATTTGAGCGACCGGTCGGACCGGGGGTCTCTAAACCGGCAGGTCGTTTACGAGCAAGAGAACTGCAGCCCACACGGGACCCTCAAACAGGCACCTCACAAGGGGCCGCCCcgctctcctctcccaccccGCCATTACCACCCTGAGCCGCCTCCTCCCCCATCAGACTCCGGAGGGGGGAACAACGGCACACCCGGGGTAATGGGCGTTGGGGGTATGGGCGTCGGGGGTATGGGCGTCGGGGGTATGGGCGTCGGGGGTATGGGCGTCGGGGGTATGGGCGTCGGGGGTATGGGCGGGGTGCGTCATCTTCACCACGGGAAGCCGGAACTTGGGGAGAACTCTGATGGTGATAACGAGAGCCTGAACAGCACCACCAACTCCAACGAGACAATCAACTGCAGCTCTGGCTCATCATCCCGCGACAGCCTGCGTGAGCCGCCCAACACGCTGTGCAAGCAGACGTACCAGAGGGAGACACGGCACAGCTGGGACTCCCCGGCATTCAACAACGACGTGGTGCAGAGGCGGCAGTACCGCATCGGACTCAACCTCTTCAACaa GAAGCCGGAGAAGGGGTTCCAATACCTGATCGAGAGGGGCTTCCTGTCGGACACGCCGGTCGGGGTGGCTCACTTCATCCTGGAGAGGAAAGGACTGAGCCGGCAAATGATCGGCGAGTTCCTGGGAAACCGCCAGAAGCAATTCAACCGGGATGTGCTAGA CTGCGTGGTGGACGAGATGGATTTCTCGAACATGGATTTGGATGACGCCCTGCGGAAGTTCCAGGCGCACATCCGCGTTCAGGGGGAGGCTCAGAAAGTAGAGCGGCTCATTGAAGCTTTCAG TCAGCGTTACTGTGTGTGTAACCCGGCCCTTGTGCGTCAGTTCCGCAACCCAGACACCATCTTTATCCTGGCGTTTGCCATCATCCTGCTAAACACGGACATGTACAGCCCCAACGTCAAGCCCGAGCGGAAGATGAAACTTGACGACTTCATCAAGAATCTACGTG GGGTGGATAACGGAGAGGACATCCCTCGGGACCTGCTGGTTGGGATATACCAAAGGATCCAGGGTCGGGAACTGAGGACGAATGACGACCATGTGTCTCAGGTGCAGACTGTGGAGAGGATGATCGTAGGAAAGAAGCCG CAggttctctctcttccacaccGACGCCTGGTTTGCTGCTGTCAACTCTATGAAGTCCCCGATCCAAATCGCCCTCAAAGGATGGGATTGCACCAGAGGGAGGTCTTCCTTTTCAACGACCTGCTGGTG GTGACAAAGATTTTCCAGAAGAAGAAAATCCTGGTGACATACAGCTTCCGGCAATCCTTTCCCTTGGTGGACATGCAGATGCAGCTCTTCCAGAACTCCT ATTACCAGCACGGCATCAAACTGCTCTCAGCCGCCcccgggggagagaggaaagtgcTGATAATCTTCAACGCTCCCAGCCTGCAGGACCGACTGCGCTTTACCAGCGACCTGCGGGAATCCATCGCCGAGGTGCAGGAGATGGAGAAATACCGCGTGGAGT CGGAACTGGAGAAGCAGAAGGGGGTAATGCGCCCCAACACCTCCCCTGGGCCGGGAATGAAGGAAGCCGTGAACGGGACCCTGGGGCGGCCCAGCCTGGATGACTCGTACGCGCTGGGGGAGGGACTGAAGAGAAGCGCTCTGAGCAGCTCCCTGCGAGACCTTTCCGATGCCG GTAAGAGGGGGCGACGTAACAGCGCTGGATCATTGGACAGCACCATTGAA GGATCTATCATTAGCAGCCCACGCCTCCACCAAAGGCTTCCAGCACCGCCGCCTCCCCCTCCTGAGGAGTACAAGGCCCCCCGACCAGTGTCCAACTCTTCCTCCTTCCTGGGCTCTCTGTTCGGCAGCAAACGAGGGAAAGGCCCCTTCCAGAACTTGCCCCccatctccctgccccctcacccGCACACCCCGCCGGGAATGTCCGACGGACAGTCCAAAATCCAGGCACTGCACGCCCAATATTGCCACAGCCAGGGGGTGTTGGTTCAAGCTCCCCCACCttaccattcccagcccccaacTTCTgcccctccccagcagcagcatcCGCCTCCCCTTCCACCCTCTCACCGCTACCACGTACAGCCCTCCTCCGCCCAGTTCACATTACAGCGTCCCGGCCAGCAGAAGAGACCACCTGGGGGAGGGCAGCCGATGCCCCCGACCTCTCCTCACCCACAGTATACCCTGCACGGCAGGCACCCCTCTAACCAGCCCCAGTCCCCCCTACCCATGTACGGCGCAGTGCCCCAGCACGCCATGAATCACACCTACCCACAACACATGCACCAGCCCCAGCACTCCATGCAGAAGCAGCCCCCGAAGCACTTTGTGTTCAGCCATCACCCTTCTGCCATGtcttcccagcagcagcagcaacgcCTGCCACAGTCCCAATATACTCAGCAGCATCCCATGCAGCACAACCAGTCCCCCGTCTCGCCCATCTCACCCATCCCCCCACACCCGTCCTATCCACCActgccccctccatctccccacaccccccacactccccacacaccacatacaccacacacccctctcacaccTCACTCGCCCCTCCCGCCCACATCCCCACTGCCACAGCATGCTTCCCATCATCCCATGGGGACGAACACGGCCCCCGGGAACCCCAAACAAAAACCGATCAACAGAATCAGCACAGTGGTGTGA